A DNA window from Streptomyces canus contains the following coding sequences:
- a CDS encoding ABC transporter family substrate-binding protein, translating to MSKDGVGLRAVTRSVAFLTAGALAVTALSGCSSEEKRSKPLAAQDIAPAARNLVADGGTLHWAVDAVPETLNTFQSDADATTTTVAQAVLPSMYRLDANGRPQVHPDYLESAKVVETEPKQVVLYKLNQQAVWSDGREIGAADFAAQWRALSGKDSAYWTARNAGYDRIEKIERGADDLEVRVTFARPYADWRSLFSPLYPKDVMGTPDAFNDSARRKLKVTGGPFTLKKVDRKDGEVILTRSARWWGRPAKLDQIVLRAVPRDKRATALAAGEIELADVDSEALGRIGLAARAGAKPGSSPLAGPRRLPAHGSGSNLSAADALRSWAVAHGEDEEAADEELSARQKERRAVAAYKREQAALKGFEVRRSLEPAYTQLALNGASGPLADERVRRAVARAIDRKALARVVLSPLGLPAVPVGSHLALSGQDAYADNSGALGGQDTEEAQALLADAGWVAGGKVEKKKEKKKGEKAAGAEGRKAGQDSEKEDDGTYVVGEDDKSEDKDPKGHHKVGDGPQHLAQDGKQYANGLRPGGAPGAYAPKGTAAPAAGATKVLAKKGKALALRFVLPSGPGSGALGTVAGRISSMLEKVGIRTEISKVSDESYFKDHIASGQYDLALYSWPASAFPATDARPIFAKPVPAADGSLNVEQNYTRVGTDQVDQLFDQAVATLDAGKNRSLIRKADSRIWAAAGSIPLYQRPQLTAAKKDVVNAGAFGFQTPVYEDMGFLKKGPKAPARRSGD from the coding sequence ATGTCCAAAGACGGCGTCGGACTGCGCGCGGTCACGCGCTCGGTCGCCTTCCTGACCGCGGGAGCGCTCGCGGTGACCGCGCTCTCCGGGTGCAGCTCCGAGGAGAAGAGGAGCAAGCCCCTCGCCGCGCAGGACATCGCGCCCGCCGCCCGCAACCTGGTCGCCGACGGCGGCACCCTGCACTGGGCCGTGGACGCCGTACCGGAGACCCTGAACACCTTCCAGTCGGACGCGGACGCGACCACCACCACCGTCGCCCAGGCGGTCCTGCCGTCGATGTACCGGCTCGACGCGAACGGGCGGCCGCAGGTCCACCCCGACTACCTGGAGTCGGCGAAGGTCGTCGAGACCGAACCGAAGCAGGTCGTGCTGTACAAGCTGAACCAGCAGGCCGTGTGGAGCGACGGCCGGGAGATCGGCGCCGCCGACTTCGCCGCCCAGTGGCGTGCCCTGTCCGGCAAGGACTCCGCGTACTGGACCGCCCGCAACGCCGGCTACGACCGCATCGAGAAGATCGAACGCGGGGCCGACGACCTGGAGGTCCGGGTCACCTTCGCGCGGCCGTACGCCGACTGGCGCTCGCTGTTCTCACCGCTGTACCCGAAGGACGTCATGGGCACCCCGGACGCCTTCAACGACTCCGCCCGCAGGAAACTCAAGGTCACCGGCGGTCCCTTCACCCTGAAGAAGGTCGACCGCAAGGACGGCGAGGTCATCCTCACCCGCAGTGCGCGCTGGTGGGGCCGCCCGGCCAAGCTGGACCAGATCGTGCTCCGCGCCGTGCCGCGCGACAAGCGGGCCACCGCGCTGGCCGCCGGTGAGATCGAGCTCGCCGATGTCGACTCCGAGGCCCTCGGCCGCATCGGCCTCGCCGCCCGCGCGGGAGCCAAGCCCGGCAGCAGCCCGCTCGCGGGCCCGCGCAGACTCCCCGCGCACGGCTCCGGCAGCAACCTGAGCGCCGCCGACGCGCTGCGCTCCTGGGCCGTCGCCCACGGCGAGGACGAGGAGGCCGCCGACGAGGAGCTCAGCGCCCGGCAGAAGGAGCGCAGGGCGGTCGCCGCCTACAAGCGTGAGCAGGCGGCCCTGAAGGGCTTCGAGGTCCGCAGGTCCCTGGAGCCCGCCTACACCCAGCTCGCCCTCAACGGCGCCTCCGGCCCGCTCGCCGACGAGCGGGTCCGCCGGGCCGTGGCCCGCGCCATCGACCGCAAGGCGCTGGCCCGCGTCGTCCTCTCCCCGCTCGGGCTGCCCGCCGTGCCGGTCGGCAGCCACCTCGCCCTCTCCGGCCAGGACGCCTACGCCGACAACAGCGGCGCGCTCGGCGGCCAGGACACCGAGGAGGCTCAGGCACTCCTCGCGGACGCCGGGTGGGTGGCCGGGGGCAAGGTCGAGAAGAAGAAAGAGAAGAAGAAGGGCGAGAAGGCTGCGGGGGCCGAGGGCAGGAAGGCCGGGCAGGACTCCGAGAAGGAGGACGACGGGACGTACGTCGTCGGCGAGGACGACAAGAGCGAGGACAAGGACCCCAAGGGCCACCACAAGGTCGGGGACGGTCCGCAGCATCTCGCTCAGGACGGCAAGCAGTACGCGAACGGGCTGAGGCCGGGCGGCGCTCCCGGGGCCTACGCTCCGAAGGGCACGGCGGCTCCGGCGGCCGGGGCGACGAAGGTGCTGGCCAAGAAGGGCAAGGCGCTCGCCCTGCGGTTCGTGCTGCCGTCGGGGCCCGGGTCCGGGGCGCTGGGGACGGTGGCCGGGCGGATCTCCTCGATGCTGGAGAAGGTCGGTATCCGGACGGAGATCTCCAAGGTCTCCGACGAGAGCTACTTCAAGGACCACATCGCGTCCGGGCAGTACGACCTCGCCTTGTACTCCTGGCCCGCGTCCGCGTTCCCCGCCACCGACGCCCGCCCGATCTTCGCGAAGCCGGTGCCTGCCGCGGACGGCTCGCTGAACGTCGAGCAGAACTACACGCGGGTCGGTACCGACCAGGTGGACCAGCTCTTCGACCAGGCCGTCGCCACTCTCGACGCGGGCAAGAACCGCAGCCTGATCCGCAAGGCCGATTCACGGATCTGGGCCGCGGCCGGATCCATCCCGCTGTATCAGCGGCCCCAGCTGACCGCCGCGAAGAAGGACGTGGTCAACGCCGGTGCCTTCGGATTCCAGACGCCCGTCTACGAGGACATGGGCTTCCTGAAGAAGGGCCCGAAAGCCCCGGCCCGGCGGTCCGGGGACTGA
- the typA gene encoding translational GTPase TypA, which yields MATRHDIRNVAIVAHVDHGKTTLVDAMLKQAGAFAAHAAESLDDRMMDSNDLEREKGITILAKNTAVKYHPKDGGDVITINIIDTPGHADFGGEVERGLSMVDAVVLLVDASEGPLPQTRFVLRKALQQRLPVILCINKTDRPDSRIDEVVNETYDLFLDLDADEEQIEFPIVYACARDGVASLTKPEDGTVPADSDSLEPFFSTILSHVPAPEYDEAAPLQAHVTNLDADNFLGRIALLRVEQGELRKGQTVTWIKRDGTMSNVRITELLMTEALTRKPAEMAGPGDICAVAGIPDIMIGETLADPENPIPLPLITVDEPAISMTIGTNTSPLVGRGGTGKGASAKAAVKDRKVTARQVKDRLDRELIGNVSLRVLDTERPDAWEVQGRGELALAILVEQMRREGFELTIGKPQVVTKIVDGKVYEPVERMTIDVPEEHMGAVTQLMGVRKGRMDNMSNHGSGWVRMEFVVPSRGLIGFRTEFLTGTRGTGIAHSIHEGHEPWFGTLTTRNNGSLVADRAGAVTAFAMTNLQERGVLFTDPGTEVYEGMIVGENSRSDDMDVNITKEKKLTNMRSSSADSFEAIVPPRKLSLEQSLEFCRDDECVEVTPEAVRIRKVNLDARERARAASRAKHG from the coding sequence ATGGCCACGCGCCACGACATCCGCAATGTCGCCATCGTCGCTCACGTCGACCACGGCAAGACGACTCTTGTCGACGCCATGCTGAAGCAGGCCGGCGCCTTCGCCGCGCACGCCGCCGAGTCGCTCGACGACCGCATGATGGACTCGAACGACCTGGAGCGTGAGAAGGGCATCACGATCCTGGCCAAGAACACGGCCGTGAAGTACCACCCGAAGGATGGCGGCGACGTCATCACCATCAACATCATCGACACCCCCGGCCACGCCGACTTCGGTGGCGAGGTCGAGCGTGGTCTGTCGATGGTGGACGCGGTGGTCCTGCTCGTCGACGCCTCCGAGGGCCCGCTGCCGCAGACCCGCTTCGTGCTGCGCAAGGCGCTTCAGCAGCGCCTGCCGGTCATCCTGTGCATCAACAAGACCGACCGCCCGGACTCCCGGATCGACGAGGTCGTCAACGAGACGTACGACCTCTTCCTGGACCTGGACGCGGACGAGGAGCAGATCGAGTTCCCCATCGTCTACGCGTGTGCGCGTGACGGCGTCGCCTCGCTGACCAAGCCGGAGGACGGCACCGTCCCGGCCGACAGCGACAGCCTGGAGCCGTTCTTCTCCACGATCCTCTCGCACGTCCCGGCCCCCGAGTACGACGAGGCGGCTCCGCTCCAGGCGCACGTCACCAACCTGGACGCCGACAACTTCCTCGGCCGTATCGCGCTCCTCCGCGTCGAGCAGGGCGAGCTGCGCAAGGGCCAGACCGTCACCTGGATCAAGCGCGACGGCACGATGTCCAACGTGCGCATCACCGAGCTGCTGATGACCGAGGCACTCACCCGCAAGCCCGCCGAGATGGCCGGCCCCGGTGACATCTGTGCCGTCGCCGGTATCCCGGACATCATGATCGGCGAGACCCTCGCCGACCCCGAGAACCCGATCCCGCTGCCGCTCATCACGGTCGACGAGCCGGCCATCTCGATGACCATCGGTACGAACACCTCGCCGCTGGTCGGCCGGGGCGGCACCGGCAAGGGTGCCTCGGCCAAGGCCGCGGTGAAGGACCGCAAGGTGACCGCCCGCCAGGTCAAGGACCGCCTCGACCGCGAGCTGATCGGTAACGTCTCCCTCCGTGTGCTCGACACCGAGCGCCCGGACGCCTGGGAGGTCCAGGGCCGTGGAGAGCTCGCGCTGGCCATCCTGGTCGAGCAGATGCGCCGTGAGGGCTTCGAGCTGACGATCGGCAAGCCGCAGGTCGTCACCAAGATCGTCGACGGCAAGGTGTACGAGCCCGTCGAGCGCATGACGATCGACGTCCCCGAGGAGCACATGGGCGCGGTCACGCAGCTCATGGGCGTCCGCAAGGGCCGTATGGACAACATGTCGAACCACGGCTCCGGTTGGGTCCGTATGGAGTTCGTCGTGCCGTCCCGCGGCCTGATCGGCTTCCGTACGGAGTTCCTGACCGGCACCCGTGGCACGGGCATCGCCCACTCCATCCACGAGGGCCACGAGCCGTGGTTCGGCACCCTGACGACCCGTAACAACGGCTCGTTGGTCGCCGACCGCGCCGGTGCCGTCACCGCCTTCGCGATGACGAACCTTCAGGAGCGCGGTGTGCTGTTCACCGACCCGGGCACCGAGGTGTACGAGGGCATGATCGTCGGTGAGAACTCGCGCTCCGACGACATGGACGTGAACATCACCAAGGAGAAGAAGCTCACGAACATGCGGTCGTCCTCGGCCGACTCGTTCGAGGCGATCGTCCCGCCGCGCAAGCTCTCCCTGGAGCAGTCCCTGGAGTTCTGCCGCGACGACGAGTGCGTCGAGGTGACTCCGGAAGCGGTCCGCATCCGTAAGGTCAACCTCGACGCCCGCGAGCGCGCCCGCGCCGCGAGCCGCGCCAAGCACGGCTGA